A stretch of Rubinisphaera margarita DNA encodes these proteins:
- a CDS encoding HAD family hydrolase has product MAVTFSKSKEYLVGVDSDGCAFDSMEIKHQECFIPNFIKYFGLQPISRFARETAAFTNLYSKTRGANRFVSYLLAIDMLKDRPEVKARNVELPKLQGLRDWISRETKLGTKTIKPEAEKTGDADLKLCYEWSAAVDATVADMVKGVPPFPGVKSALEKLKEQADVIVCSATPTAALEAEWDEHGIAGLVEEICGQEAGSKTEILTAAQKLGYEPDKMLMVGDAPGDMKAALAVGACFYPINPGKEEDSWERFNNEAIDKFFKGEYRGAYMDKVIAEFETFLPENPSWKK; this is encoded by the coding sequence ATGGCAGTTACGTTTTCCAAAAGCAAAGAGTATCTCGTCGGTGTGGACTCCGATGGGTGTGCGTTCGACTCGATGGAGATCAAGCACCAGGAATGCTTCATTCCGAACTTCATCAAGTACTTCGGCCTGCAGCCAATTTCGCGATTCGCTCGCGAAACCGCCGCATTCACGAACCTGTATTCCAAGACGCGCGGTGCCAACCGTTTCGTGTCTTACCTGCTGGCGATCGACATGCTGAAGGATCGTCCGGAAGTGAAGGCCCGTAACGTCGAACTGCCAAAGCTCCAGGGCCTCCGCGACTGGATCAGCCGTGAAACCAAGCTCGGCACCAAGACTATCAAGCCGGAAGCCGAGAAAACCGGCGACGCCGATCTCAAGCTCTGCTACGAGTGGTCCGCTGCCGTCGACGCCACCGTCGCCGATATGGTCAAAGGCGTCCCGCCGTTCCCCGGCGTGAAGTCGGCTCTGGAAAAGCTGAAGGAACAGGCCGATGTCATCGTCTGTTCGGCAACCCCGACCGCTGCACTCGAAGCCGAGTGGGATGAGCACGGCATCGCTGGCTTGGTCGAAGAAATCTGCGGCCAGGAAGCGGGCAGCAAAACGGAGATCCTCACCGCTGCTCAGAAGCTCGGCTACGAGCCGGACAAAATGCTGATGGTCGGCGATGCCCCGGGCGACATGAAAGCGGCTCTGGCCGTCGGCGCCTGCTTCTACCCGATCAACCCCGGCAAAGAAGAAGACAGCTGGGAACGCTTCAACAACGAAGCAATCGACAAGTTCTTCAAGGGCGAATACCGCGGTGCCTACATGGACAAAGTCATCGCCGAATTCGAAACCTTCCTCCCCGAAAACCCCTCGTGGAAGAAGTAA
- a CDS encoding Uma2 family endonuclease → MSTIEQHDLARQRLFLENGDCLERDEFLRRWDNTPDLKHAELIDGVVYTNAASRVEEHGIPSNWIHGWLWTYTAATPGVSSASETTVELNAANIVQPDGCLYLRPECGGATRVNRQGLLAGPPELVVEIAASSASRDLNQKKAAYEQAGVKEYVVWNVSARELKWFQLESDRFTEQSSGDDGVYRSRQFPGLWLSSRHLLTGDMSGFRDVLLDGLSQPDHKEFVARLGYSPDK, encoded by the coding sequence ATGTCGACAATCGAGCAACACGATCTGGCCCGCCAGCGGCTGTTTCTGGAAAACGGCGACTGTCTCGAACGCGACGAATTTCTGCGTCGCTGGGACAACACACCCGACCTGAAGCACGCCGAGTTGATTGACGGAGTGGTCTATACGAACGCGGCCTCGCGGGTTGAAGAACACGGAATTCCTTCCAACTGGATCCACGGATGGCTGTGGACATACACCGCGGCTACGCCGGGCGTATCGTCGGCATCGGAAACGACGGTCGAATTGAACGCGGCAAATATTGTCCAGCCCGACGGGTGTCTTTATCTGCGACCGGAATGCGGAGGAGCAACGCGGGTCAACAGACAGGGACTTCTTGCCGGTCCACCCGAGTTGGTGGTTGAGATCGCAGCCAGTAGCGCCAGTCGGGATTTGAACCAGAAGAAGGCGGCGTACGAACAGGCTGGTGTGAAAGAGTATGTGGTCTGGAATGTTTCTGCTCGCGAGTTGAAGTGGTTCCAACTGGAGTCCGACCGATTCACGGAGCAGTCTTCAGGCGACGATGGGGTTTACCGGAGTCGGCAGTTTCCCGGGCTGTGGTTGTCCTCGAGACACCTGCTGACTGGAGACATGTCAGGTTTTCGAGATGTATTGCTCGACGGCCTTTCCCAGCCCGACCACAAAGAGTTCGTGGCTCGACTGGGATACTCGCCAGACAAATAA
- a CDS encoding diphosphate--fructose-6-phosphate 1-phosphotransferase codes for MAKNMIVAQSGGPSPVINNTLRGIVETAREMSEIGTVYGGWHGIEGVLKEELLNLSDQCPDEIALLRTTPAAGSIGTCRYKLKDGQNEDFDRIIDIFKAHDIGYFVYIGGNDSMDTANKVANIARERGLDVVGIGGPKTIDNDVGDSEFKLIDHTPGYGSTARYWSNYIQMSNEENNGSCPADPVLVLQAMGRKIGYIPAAARLADPKREMPLQIYLAEKKVNIEQIRENVNKMLKEHGRAMVVVSEGLDIEGLQIPEEFVVRDSFGHAMLSSSKITVGQMLTNALNEKPFPVKGKARCNVSGTHQRNDIVHASNVDLAESYYVGQKAALLAAAGEHGYMASILRADRENYTVEYGKAPLPEVANSERHFPADWITPCGTDVTDDFVKYARPLIGDNWVSVPVIDGRIRLARMKPIFADQKLDKYVPQADR; via the coding sequence ATGGCGAAGAATATGATCGTCGCCCAGTCGGGCGGGCCGTCTCCGGTCATTAACAACACACTCCGCGGTATCGTCGAAACCGCTCGGGAAATGTCGGAAATCGGCACCGTTTACGGGGGCTGGCACGGCATTGAAGGGGTGCTGAAGGAAGAACTGCTCAATCTGAGCGATCAGTGTCCGGACGAAATCGCTCTGCTCCGCACGACCCCAGCCGCCGGTTCGATCGGCACCTGTCGTTATAAGCTGAAAGACGGTCAGAACGAAGATTTCGATCGCATTATCGATATCTTCAAGGCCCACGACATCGGCTACTTCGTCTATATCGGCGGCAACGACTCGATGGATACCGCCAATAAGGTGGCCAACATCGCTCGCGAACGCGGACTCGATGTCGTCGGCATCGGCGGTCCGAAGACGATCGACAACGATGTCGGGGACAGTGAATTCAAGCTCATCGACCATACGCCCGGTTACGGCTCCACGGCTCGTTACTGGAGCAACTACATTCAGATGTCAAATGAGGAAAACAACGGCAGCTGCCCGGCTGACCCTGTTCTCGTTCTGCAGGCGATGGGCCGCAAGATTGGCTACATCCCGGCCGCAGCCCGTCTGGCCGATCCGAAGCGGGAAATGCCGCTGCAGATCTACCTGGCCGAGAAGAAGGTCAACATCGAGCAGATCCGCGAGAACGTCAACAAGATGCTCAAGGAGCACGGCCGGGCGATGGTCGTGGTCAGCGAAGGTCTGGACATCGAAGGCCTCCAGATTCCGGAAGAATTCGTCGTCCGCGACTCCTTCGGCCACGCGATGCTCTCCTCCAGCAAAATCACCGTCGGTCAGATGCTGACCAACGCTCTGAACGAGAAGCCGTTCCCGGTGAAGGGCAAGGCCCGCTGCAACGTCTCGGGCACGCATCAGCGGAACGATATCGTTCACGCCTCGAACGTCGACCTGGCGGAATCGTACTACGTCGGACAGAAAGCCGCTCTGCTGGCCGCAGCTGGCGAGCACGGCTACATGGCCTCGATTCTGCGAGCCGACCGCGAGAACTACACCGTCGAGTACGGCAAGGCCCCACTGCCGGAAGTTGCCAACAGCGAACGTCACTTCCCGGCTGACTGGATCACTCCGTGCGGCACCGACGTGACCGACGACTTTGTGAAGTACGCCCGTCCGCTCATCGGCGACAACTGGGTCAGCGTTCCGGTCATCGATGGCCGCATCCGCCTGGCTCGCATGAAGCCGATCTTTGCCGATCAGAAGCTGGACAAGTACGTCCCGCAGGCCGATCGATAA
- a CDS encoding nucleotidyltransferase family protein, with protein MEKVRERLERATRALNKAGVDYAVVGGNAVAAWVSRVDEAAVRNTRDVDILLRRSDLSAATTALETAGFVYRHAAGIDMFLDGPDAKARDALHVVYAGEKVRPEYVLPTPDVGESEFSNAFRVLSLEALVRMKLTSFRDKDRTHLRDLLELELIDETWPPRFASPLNDRLQQLIDDPDG; from the coding sequence GTGGAGAAAGTACGCGAACGACTGGAACGAGCCACCCGGGCTCTGAACAAAGCGGGCGTCGATTATGCCGTCGTGGGCGGGAACGCCGTGGCGGCCTGGGTCTCCCGAGTGGATGAGGCGGCAGTCAGGAATACGCGTGATGTCGACATCCTGCTTCGCAGGAGCGACCTGTCGGCAGCGACCACAGCGTTAGAAACAGCGGGATTTGTCTATCGGCATGCGGCCGGAATCGACATGTTCCTCGATGGACCGGATGCGAAAGCCCGCGACGCTCTTCACGTGGTTTATGCGGGGGAGAAAGTCCGGCCTGAATATGTGTTGCCAACACCGGATGTTGGCGAGTCAGAGTTCTCGAATGCATTTCGCGTACTCTCACTGGAAGCCCTGGTTCGCATGAAGCTGACCTCCTTTCGGGATAAGGATCGGACTCACCTCCGTGACCTTCTTGAGCTGGAGTTGATCGACGAAACATGGCCCCCACGCTTTGCGTCACCCTTGAACGACCGACTGCAACAACTCATTGACGATCCCGACGGTTAA
- the gnd gene encoding decarboxylating NADP(+)-dependent phosphogluconate dehydrogenase, with the protein MKHDIGLIGLAVMGQNLVLNMANNGFSVAVYNRTTETTDEFVNSLPDRPEDVVHSGTVDRIDGYHSIEDFVKNLQTPRRVMIMVKAGGPVDAVIEQLKPLLDKGDIIIDGGNSEYADTNRRSKDLADAGLRFIGTGVSGGEEGALKGPSIMPGGHKEAWPFVKDIFQKISAKVGPNNDIPCCEWVGEDGAGHYVKMVHNGIEYGDMQLICEAYYILKHTLGLSNDELYHVFKEWNEGELESYLIEITRDIFTVQDPDTGNDLVDMILDTAKQKGTGKWMSQHALDLGVPTTLITEAVYARCLSGQKDARVRASKVLNGPEIKFDGDKKQFIDDVRQALYASKLVSYAQGYVQLDAAAEEFGWNLNNGDIALLWRGGCIIRSRFLQDIKAAFDKNPDLENLLLDDFFKKAIEEAQPAWRRVVASAVNNGLPVPGFSAALTYYDGYRQDRLPANLLQAQRDYFGAHTYERTDKERGETFHTDWIRARKLT; encoded by the coding sequence ATGAAACACGATATCGGTTTGATCGGGCTGGCTGTGATGGGCCAGAACCTTGTTCTGAATATGGCCAACAACGGATTCTCCGTCGCCGTTTACAACCGGACCACGGAAACAACCGATGAGTTCGTTAACAGCTTGCCGGATCGTCCAGAAGACGTCGTCCATTCCGGCACCGTCGATCGCATTGATGGCTATCATTCGATCGAAGACTTCGTGAAGAATCTGCAGACGCCCCGCCGTGTGATGATCATGGTCAAAGCCGGCGGCCCGGTTGATGCCGTCATCGAACAGCTCAAACCGCTGCTCGATAAGGGCGACATCATCATCGACGGCGGTAACTCCGAGTACGCCGACACCAACCGTCGCAGCAAGGATCTGGCGGATGCCGGTCTTCGCTTCATCGGCACCGGTGTTTCCGGCGGCGAAGAAGGCGCTCTGAAGGGCCCGAGCATCATGCCCGGTGGCCACAAGGAAGCCTGGCCGTTCGTGAAGGACATCTTCCAGAAGATCTCCGCCAAGGTCGGTCCGAACAACGACATTCCGTGTTGCGAGTGGGTCGGCGAAGATGGAGCAGGGCACTACGTGAAGATGGTGCACAACGGCATCGAGTACGGCGACATGCAGCTGATCTGCGAAGCCTACTACATCCTCAAGCACACCCTCGGCCTGTCCAATGACGAGCTGTATCACGTCTTCAAGGAATGGAACGAAGGCGAACTCGAAAGCTATCTGATCGAGATCACCCGCGACATCTTCACCGTCCAGGATCCGGACACCGGCAACGACCTGGTCGACATGATCCTCGACACCGCCAAGCAGAAGGGCACCGGCAAGTGGATGAGCCAGCACGCTCTCGATCTCGGCGTGCCGACGACACTCATCACCGAAGCTGTTTACGCCCGCTGCCTTTCTGGCCAGAAGGACGCCCGCGTTCGTGCCTCGAAGGTGCTGAACGGACCGGAAATTAAGTTCGACGGCGACAAGAAGCAGTTCATCGACGATGTCCGTCAGGCTCTGTACGCCTCCAAGCTCGTCAGCTATGCACAGGGTTATGTGCAGCTCGACGCAGCCGCCGAGGAGTTCGGCTGGAACCTCAACAACGGCGACATCGCTCTGCTGTGGCGTGGCGGCTGCATCATTCGCTCCCGCTTCCTGCAGGACATTAAGGCCGCCTTCGACAAGAACCCGGACCTCGAAAACCTGCTGCTCGATGACTTCTTCAAGAAGGCGATCGAAGAAGCACAGCCGGCCTGGCGTCGCGTTGTTGCTTCGGCTGTCAACAACGGCCTGCCGGTCCCCGGCTTCAGTGCCGCTTTGACCTACTACGACGGCTACCGTCAGGATCGCCTGCCGGCCAACCTGCTGCAGGC
- a CDS encoding SGNH/GDSL hydrolase family protein, which produces MANSDINIENDPPAPRKHGFPRRLTILLVLGVVLAGGTGFYVYFWLTHPIGSGPASPKVAVENYQEVWSERPVVLLGFGDSITAGFGASPGKSFFQRLLKNPEDEFQDLKEITLTRVLPNIEGINIALSGSTSLEMVDVLLPKIETYPEDTFGIVIASIGGNDVIHMYGRTPPREGAMYGATIEDAQPWIENFDTRLTHILDEISTHFPGGYHIFLMNIYDPTDGIGDVVNAGLPSWSDARAVHGAYNDVIEATCKKRDDTTLVDIYQEFMGHGIHSTQFWRSFYHSEDPGYWYYDNLEDPNDRGYDSIRRLMLNRITDVIPGKL; this is translated from the coding sequence ATGGCAAATAGCGACATCAACATCGAGAATGATCCACCAGCACCGCGGAAGCATGGCTTTCCAAGGCGTCTGACGATTCTGCTCGTCCTGGGTGTGGTGCTCGCTGGAGGGACAGGGTTTTACGTCTATTTCTGGCTGACGCACCCGATCGGTTCAGGGCCTGCCAGTCCCAAAGTCGCTGTCGAGAACTATCAGGAAGTCTGGAGCGAACGCCCGGTGGTCCTGCTCGGATTTGGCGACAGCATCACCGCTGGATTTGGCGCCTCTCCCGGGAAGTCGTTCTTCCAGCGACTGCTTAAGAATCCCGAGGACGAGTTTCAAGACCTGAAAGAAATCACGCTGACAAGAGTGCTGCCCAACATCGAAGGAATCAACATCGCCCTGTCGGGTTCGACCTCGCTTGAAATGGTTGACGTCCTGCTGCCGAAAATCGAAACCTATCCTGAGGATACATTCGGCATCGTCATCGCATCGATCGGTGGCAATGATGTCATCCACATGTATGGTCGAACTCCGCCCCGCGAAGGAGCGATGTACGGAGCCACGATCGAAGACGCTCAGCCGTGGATCGAGAATTTCGATACCCGACTGACGCACATTCTCGACGAAATCAGCACTCACTTTCCGGGTGGCTATCACATCTTTCTGATGAACATCTACGATCCGACGGACGGGATTGGCGATGTCGTCAACGCCGGCCTACCGAGTTGGTCAGACGCCCGAGCTGTGCATGGAGCTTACAACGACGTCATCGAAGCGACCTGTAAGAAACGGGACGACACCACCCTGGTCGACATTTATCAGGAGTTCATGGGACACGGAATTCATTCCACCCAGTTCTGGCGGTCCTTTTATCACTCCGAAGACCCGGGCTACTGGTACTACGACAATCTCGAAGACCCTAACGATCGGGGCTACGACTCGATCCGCAGACTGATGCTGAACCGGATTACGGACGTCATCCCCGGAAAACTATAG